A genome region from Tolypothrix sp. PCC 7712 includes the following:
- a CDS encoding septal ring lytic transglycosylase RlpA family protein, with amino-acid sequence MNQRHFWTIVAVFLTVLGMPSVGRTQTTKGDALASQPSPAGEVVKVGEYQSSAEKPTSDAVITEIHPHSIAGRKAATLFIRNIPVITFLSSLSAESSESKVGVIDNPGGVQGYAPLASNTIKVASNGNLTDVGNQITATHDDPVERAGVIATKINQLLRDGVDASQISVSWKGGGEGKVASQSQNKGASDLQKAGDRYTIKIKGEELVEINENTRLANSTNDLAQDALQATNRMRRLMGNASPISEIANLPTRSPLSLPKLPQQVAIGPVRITLSGIASWYGYDGSGSRTASGKRFHPEGMTAAHRSLPFGTRVRVTNTRNGRSVVVSITDRGPYIRGRIIDLSAGAARILGMMGSGVAPVRIEVLGR; translated from the coding sequence ATGAATCAAAGACATTTTTGGACTATTGTCGCCGTGTTTCTAACTGTTTTAGGGATGCCCTCAGTTGGACGCACTCAAACCACTAAGGGAGATGCTCTTGCTTCTCAACCATCGCCAGCAGGTGAGGTTGTCAAAGTAGGAGAGTACCAATCCTCAGCAGAGAAACCAACCTCTGATGCTGTGATTACAGAAATTCATCCTCACAGCATTGCAGGTCGTAAGGCGGCAACCCTTTTTATCCGAAATATTCCTGTTATTACCTTTCTGAGTTCTTTATCAGCCGAGAGTAGTGAGAGCAAGGTTGGAGTAATTGACAACCCTGGGGGCGTACAAGGTTACGCCCCTCTTGCTAGCAATACAATCAAAGTGGCAAGTAATGGGAATTTGACGGATGTAGGTAACCAAATTACCGCTACTCACGATGACCCAGTGGAAAGAGCTGGTGTAATAGCAACAAAAATTAACCAGTTGCTGCGGGACGGAGTAGATGCCAGTCAGATTAGTGTCAGCTGGAAAGGAGGCGGCGAAGGGAAAGTCGCCAGTCAAAGCCAGAACAAAGGTGCCTCCGATCTGCAAAAAGCAGGCGATCGCTATACGATCAAAATCAAAGGTGAAGAATTGGTGGAAATCAATGAAAATACCCGCCTAGCAAATTCCACCAACGATTTAGCACAAGATGCATTGCAAGCCACTAACCGGATGCGGAGACTCATGGGCAATGCATCTCCCATCAGCGAAATTGCAAATTTACCAACTCGTTCGCCATTATCATTACCCAAGTTGCCACAGCAAGTTGCCATTGGCCCAGTGCGAATTACCCTAAGTGGCATTGCTTCGTGGTATGGTTACGATGGCTCTGGCAGCCGCACTGCTAGTGGTAAGAGGTTTCATCCCGAAGGCATGACTGCTGCCCATCGTAGCTTGCCGTTTGGTACAAGAGTACGTGTAACTAACACCCGCAATGGTCGTTCTGTAGTGGTGTCTATTACTGACCGTGGCCCATATATTCGGGGTCGAATTATTGACCTGTCTGCTGGTGCGGCGCGGATTTTAGGAATGATGGGTAGTGGTGTTGCACCCGTGAGAATTGAAGTATTAGG
- the glsA gene encoding glutaminase A has product MAHQGSLEIVASPFPDVLQELHSKYKSLRDGLVANYIPELAKVNPDLFSICIVTVDGQVYEVGDYEQLFTIQSISKVFAYGLALEDHGRDYVLTRVGVEPTGDAFNAIILDEQSNRPLNPMVNAGAIATTSLIKGAGATERLNRMLDMFRRYIGHDVFVDISVFTSERSTGHRNRAMAHLMLNFGMIDQNIEESLDLYFQQCAVMVNCRDLAVMAATLANRGINPITQEQAVKSCYIKDILSVMYTCGMYNFAGEWAYKIGIPAKSGVCGGILAVVPNQMGIAVFSPPLDVRGNSVRGVKVCEELSQQLGLHLFECSSKGSKFGETFCQPPATA; this is encoded by the coding sequence ATGGCACACCAAGGAAGTTTAGAAATAGTCGCATCGCCATTTCCCGATGTTCTTCAGGAATTGCATTCCAAGTACAAGTCGCTGCGAGACGGTCTAGTAGCCAACTACATTCCAGAACTAGCAAAGGTAAATCCTGACTTGTTTAGCATTTGCATTGTGACGGTAGATGGTCAGGTTTACGAAGTTGGCGATTACGAGCAACTATTTACCATTCAGTCAATTTCTAAGGTCTTTGCTTACGGATTGGCCCTTGAGGATCATGGACGAGATTATGTCTTGACTAGGGTTGGTGTAGAACCGACAGGAGATGCATTCAACGCCATTATCCTTGATGAGCAATCCAATCGACCATTAAATCCAATGGTAAATGCAGGTGCGATCGCCACTACTAGTTTAATCAAAGGTGCTGGTGCTACCGAACGCCTTAACCGGATGCTGGATATGTTTAGAAGATACATCGGTCATGATGTATTCGTTGATATTTCTGTATTTACTTCTGAACGCAGCACCGGACATCGCAACCGCGCTATGGCTCATCTCATGCTCAACTTTGGCATGATTGACCAAAATATTGAAGAGTCCTTAGATTTATACTTTCAGCAGTGTGCGGTGATGGTCAATTGCCGTGATTTGGCAGTGATGGCAGCAACTTTAGCCAACAGAGGCATTAACCCCATTACTCAGGAACAGGCAGTAAAAAGTTGTTACATAAAAGACATTTTGAGCGTTATGTACACCTGTGGGATGTATAATTTTGCTGGTGAGTGGGCTTATAAAATCGGTATTCCTGCGAAAAGCGGTGTTTGTGGCGGAATCTTGGCTGTTGTTCCCAACCAAATGGGAATTGCGGTCTTTTCTCCACCGTTAGATGTGCGAGGTAACAGCGTGCGCGGGGTTAAGGTATGCGAAGAACTTTCCCAGCAACTAGGCTTACATCTATTTGAATGTTCTAGTAAGGGTTCAAAGTTTGGTGAAACTTTCTGTCAGCCACCTGCAACAGCATGA